A single region of the Pontimicrobium sp. SW4 genome encodes:
- a CDS encoding PQQ-dependent sugar dehydrogenase — protein MKPYNLSFSLLLIISLFSCKENKTNDAISINSSVIADYSHEVVVPNINIPWGFIFLPDGSMLITEKSGELIHFKSNKKTSVSGLPEIKVQGQGGLMDIELHPNYKDNGWIYLSYASSNDGNGANTTIMRCKLENNTLIDKKVLYKAQPDSRRGQHFGSRLAFDNDGYLYFSIGDRGNRDINPQNIERDGGKIYRLHDDGRIPVDNPFVKDRNAKKAIYSYGHRNPQGMVKHPETGKLWAHEHGPRGGDEINIIAPGNNYGWPVISYGINYSGTKFTEITEKAEMEQPIHQWTPSIAPSGMAFVTSNIYPEFKGNLLVGSLKFQYLDLCILDGNKIVKEKKLIEGLGRVRSIEQGPDGYIYVGVENVGIVKIISKK, from the coding sequence ATGAAACCATATAATTTATCTTTCTCTCTACTACTAATAATTAGTCTTTTTTCTTGCAAAGAAAATAAAACAAATGATGCTATATCTATAAATAGTTCGGTAATAGCAGACTATTCACATGAAGTAGTTGTACCAAACATAAATATTCCATGGGGATTTATTTTTCTTCCAGACGGTTCCATGTTAATTACCGAAAAAAGTGGTGAATTAATTCATTTTAAAAGCAATAAAAAAACATCTGTTAGTGGTTTACCAGAAATTAAAGTACAGGGTCAAGGAGGTTTAATGGATATAGAATTGCACCCAAATTATAAAGATAATGGCTGGATTTATTTGTCTTATGCATCTTCTAATGATGGAAACGGTGCAAATACAACAATTATGAGGTGTAAATTAGAAAATAATACCTTAATTGATAAGAAAGTGCTGTATAAAGCGCAACCAGATAGTAGACGTGGGCAACATTTTGGGTCAAGATTAGCTTTTGATAATGATGGATATTTATATTTCTCAATTGGAGATCGTGGTAATAGAGATATTAACCCACAAAACATAGAAAGAGATGGCGGCAAAATTTACAGGCTACATGATGATGGTCGTATTCCTGTCGATAATCCATTTGTTAAAGATAGGAATGCAAAAAAAGCCATTTATTCTTATGGACACAGAAATCCTCAAGGTATGGTAAAGCATCCAGAAACTGGAAAACTTTGGGCACATGAACATGGACCTAGAGGAGGCGATGAAATAAACATTATCGCTCCAGGTAATAATTATGGTTGGCCAGTAATAAGCTATGGTATTAATTACAGCGGTACAAAATTTACCGAAATTACCGAAAAAGCAGAAATGGAACAACCTATACACCAATGGACACCATCTATTGCACCGAGTGGAATGGCATTTGTTACAAGCAATATTTATCCAGAATTTAAAGGAAACTTATTGGTTGGGTCGCTCAAGTTTCAATATTTAGACTTGTGTATTTTAGATGGTAATAAAATTGTTAAAGAAAAGAAGCTTATTGAAGGTTTAGGACGTGTAAGAAGCATAGAACAAGGTCCAGATGGCTATATTTATGTTGGAGTAGAAAATGTTGGTATTGTTAAAATAATTTCGAAGAAATAA
- a CDS encoding AraC family transcriptional regulator gives MIIHTRYILKAPHFTFTGEALTLAIWPLLYLISKKILNEKVNTYDVLHFLPFMLYTIYRFNDYSMSGNDKYNLLIDFYAQLDSGALSIRDFKLNFFFNDFVLYRLQPLIYIIILLRKIGNYLSTSEGQENGLSKKWLRILIYGFLILWVIKYLLFLLGYFVIPISIKNPVPILFIAGEVFLISQLALTNTEGIPKAYVKKKKDSKELYKIAKEAKDYIISQKVFLDPDLNLQSLSKSINTNSNYLSKAIHLSYKINFSDFINQFRIEYAKQLIQNKKYEMYTLEAIAKESGFKSISTFNRSFQKVEKMTPSNYKQLFNS, from the coding sequence TTGATTATTCATACTAGATATATTCTAAAAGCACCTCATTTTACCTTTACTGGAGAAGCATTAACGTTGGCTATTTGGCCTCTTCTTTATCTTATTTCTAAAAAAATCCTTAACGAAAAAGTAAACACATATGACGTACTGCATTTTCTTCCATTTATGCTATACACAATTTACAGATTTAACGATTACAGCATGTCTGGGAATGACAAATACAATTTACTCATAGACTTTTATGCACAACTGGATTCAGGAGCACTATCAATTAGAGATTTTAAATTGAATTTTTTTTTCAATGATTTTGTTCTATACAGATTGCAGCCACTAATTTATATTATCATCTTATTGCGAAAAATTGGAAATTATTTGTCTACTTCAGAAGGTCAAGAAAATGGTCTCAGTAAAAAATGGTTAAGAATATTAATTTATGGTTTTCTTATACTTTGGGTTATTAAATACCTGCTATTTTTATTAGGGTATTTTGTTATTCCTATTTCTATTAAAAATCCTGTTCCCATTTTATTTATAGCTGGTGAAGTGTTTTTAATATCACAATTAGCTTTAACAAACACAGAAGGAATACCAAAAGCTTATGTAAAAAAGAAAAAAGACTCTAAAGAATTATATAAAATTGCTAAAGAAGCTAAAGATTACATTATTAGCCAAAAAGTCTTTTTGGATCCTGATTTAAATCTTCAATCACTTTCCAAATCTATTAATACAAATTCCAACTATCTATCAAAAGCAATTCATCTTTCTTACAAAATAAACTTTAGTGATTTTATCAATCAATTTAGAATTGAATATGCAAAACAACTTATACAAAATAAGAAATATGAAATGTATACTCTAGAAGCGATTGCTAAAGAAAGTGGATTTAAATCTATATCAACCTTTAATAGATCTTTTCAAAAAGTTGAAAAAATGACTCCATCTAACTATAAACAATTGTTCAATTCATGA
- a CDS encoding head GIN domain-containing protein, translating into MTTISKFITALIVSILLVSCNFDFGSGFGVRGNGNVETAERFLNEDFTEIKVSRGMDVYLTQSDEVSLSVEADENLHDIIVTEVENGILRITTNENISYSKTKKVMLSFENISKITATSGSDVYSTNTIVADNLELSTTSGSDMELDINTQVVNCSSTSGSDLRVSGTTNKLYAEATSGSDIKAGNLKAKISEARATSGADITVNTSQELYAKATSGADIKYYGNPEKVTKKDGVSGSVRKH; encoded by the coding sequence ATGACAACTATATCAAAATTTATCACAGCCCTAATTGTAAGCATATTACTGGTTTCATGCAACTTCGATTTTGGAAGTGGTTTTGGAGTTAGAGGCAACGGAAATGTTGAAACCGCTGAGCGATTTCTTAATGAAGATTTTACCGAAATTAAAGTAAGTAGAGGAATGGATGTGTACTTAACACAAAGCGATGAAGTAAGCTTAAGCGTAGAAGCAGACGAAAATTTACATGACATTATTGTTACTGAAGTGGAAAATGGCATATTACGTATTACTACCAATGAAAACATAAGCTACTCAAAAACTAAAAAAGTAATGTTGAGCTTTGAAAATATTTCTAAGATTACAGCAACTAGTGGAAGCGATGTATACTCAACCAATACAATTGTAGCAGATAATTTAGAATTATCTACTACTAGTGGAAGCGATATGGAATTAGACATTAATACACAAGTAGTCAATTGTAGCTCTACAAGTGGTAGTGACCTGAGAGTTTCTGGAACAACAAATAAATTATACGCTGAAGCTACTAGCGGAAGTGATATAAAAGCTGGAAATTTAAAAGCAAAAATTAGTGAAGCAAGAGCTACAAGTGGTGCAGATATAACAGTAAATACCTCACAAGAATTATATGCTAAAGCTACTAGTGGTGCAGATATTAAGTACTATGGAAACCCAGAAAAAGTCACAAAAAAAGATGGTGTTTCGGGTAGCGTACGTAAACATTAA
- a CDS encoding alpha/beta hydrolase-fold protein has product MSKFHIITIYRLAIFYFLTINNYTFGQSLVTIPSTNELTLTSSINKIEYNLLIALPFDYENSTKEYPVIYLLDANDDFSLLTSIYRRLQSPNEFKEYVIVGISYKHYPKYHRRVDYTPSKDVKAEKSGGAQKFVNILSDEVFPTIENKYRVKESSRTLFGHSLGGLFCSYLLTNNSSLFDNYVVSSPSVWWDNYFILKNLNSSFSKKAIFLSVGSNETPMMHESYNKLSKFINNNLLTSSKKAITLNGESHASAKIRAYTDGLRWLFKNSL; this is encoded by the coding sequence ATGTCAAAATTTCATATTATAACTATTTATAGATTAGCAATATTTTATTTTCTTACTATAAACAACTATACTTTCGGGCAATCTTTAGTCACCATACCAAGTACGAACGAATTAACTCTAACTTCAAGTATAAATAAGATAGAATACAATCTACTCATTGCTTTACCATTTGATTATGAAAATTCCACAAAAGAATATCCTGTAATTTATTTACTTGATGCAAATGATGATTTTTCGTTACTTACAAGTATCTACAGACGATTACAATCTCCAAATGAGTTTAAAGAATATGTCATTGTAGGCATTAGCTATAAGCATTATCCAAAGTATCATCGAAGAGTAGATTATACTCCTTCAAAGGATGTAAAAGCAGAAAAATCAGGTGGTGCTCAAAAATTTGTCAATATTTTGTCAGACGAAGTTTTTCCAACAATTGAAAACAAATATCGCGTTAAAGAAAGCTCAAGAACACTTTTTGGACATTCATTAGGAGGCTTATTTTGCTCCTATTTACTCACTAATAATTCATCCTTATTTGACAATTATGTGGTATCGAGCCCTTCTGTATGGTGGGACAACTATTTTATTTTGAAAAATTTAAACTCATCATTTTCAAAAAAAGCAATTTTTCTATCCGTTGGATCGAATGAAACACCAATGATGCACGAATCCTACAACAAATTATCCAAATTTATAAACAACAATTTATTGACATCATCAAAGAAGGCTATCACTTTGAATGGAGAAAGCCACGCTTCAGCAAAAATTAGAGCATATACCGATGGACTTCGTTGGCTATTCAAAAATAGTTTATAG
- a CDS encoding YceI family protein, with product MKKLSISKVAVFFMLLLSIEVCSQDYTLNKSSSTITVSGTSSLHDWDVISNDFTGHMKLQDVLNGKLESLYVNVNSETLKSGKKAMDKKTYKALRTDEFPNVTFSLNSVKSQKRIDNLIFEFKLTGDMSICGVTNSVPLDFLLTLNGDRINITGSCIIKMTDFKIEPPTALLGTIKTGDQITIKFNSNFIKKRSN from the coding sequence ATGAAAAAATTAAGCATTTCAAAAGTAGCAGTATTTTTTATGTTATTGTTGAGCATTGAAGTATGCTCTCAAGATTATACCTTAAATAAGAGTAGCTCTACAATTACAGTTTCAGGAACTTCAAGCTTACATGATTGGGATGTAATTTCTAATGATTTTACTGGCCATATGAAGCTACAAGATGTTTTAAATGGTAAACTAGAATCTTTATATGTTAATGTGAATTCAGAAACATTAAAGAGTGGTAAAAAAGCTATGGATAAAAAGACATATAAAGCTTTAAGAACTGATGAATTTCCTAATGTAACATTTAGCTTGAACAGTGTAAAGTCGCAAAAAAGAATTGATAATTTGATATTCGAATTTAAGTTAACAGGGGACATGTCTATTTGTGGAGTAACTAATTCAGTTCCTTTAGATTTTTTGTTAACACTTAACGGAGATAGAATAAATATTACTGGTAGCTGTATAATAAAAATGACAGATTTTAAGATTGAACCACCCACTGCATTATTGGGAACTATTAAAACAGGCGACCAAATAACAATAAAATTTAATTCAAATTTTATAAAAAAACGAAGCAATTAA
- a CDS encoding methylmalonyl-CoA mutase subunit beta, with protein sequence MTKQLFNEFDPVSAKAWKQKIQLDLKGADYNKTLIWNSIEGIDVKPFYSAEDIEKTTFTVNTNKDWKICQSIDVKNSKEANLKAHDVLNRGAESLRFIIKNEEINASELLKNIGLKNIPVFFELDFLSSVYISELNNIAEKENAIFYLQVDILGHLAKSGNWFYSLKEDHKILEDIIYRYSFLKSSISIDTSLYQNSGANITQQLAYALAHVNEYLNHFGEAIKNKILFKVSVGSNYFFEIAKLKALRLLWHSLASEYYKTPFDCLIITTPSKRNKTIYDYNTNLLRTTTECMSASLGGSDYIDNLRYDTIYHKENEFGERIARNQLLILKHESYFNMVNNPTEGAYYIESLTHQLADKALSVFKNIESNGGYLKQLKEGVIQRKIKESASKEQELFNKEDIVLLGTNKHKNKNDSMKHDLERFPFLKKNKRKTLIEPIIPHRLSEKNEQERLNDEK encoded by the coding sequence ATGACTAAACAATTATTCAACGAGTTTGACCCAGTTTCAGCTAAAGCTTGGAAACAAAAAATTCAGCTGGATTTAAAAGGTGCAGATTACAATAAAACTCTCATTTGGAACTCTATAGAAGGCATCGATGTAAAACCTTTCTATAGCGCTGAGGATATAGAGAAAACTACTTTTACTGTAAATACAAACAAAGACTGGAAAATATGCCAATCTATCGATGTTAAAAACTCAAAAGAAGCTAACTTAAAAGCTCATGATGTTTTAAATAGAGGTGCCGAAAGCTTGCGTTTTATTATAAAAAATGAAGAAATAAACGCATCAGAACTACTAAAAAACATAGGCTTAAAAAACATTCCTGTCTTTTTTGAATTGGACTTTCTTTCTTCTGTTTATATATCAGAATTAAATAATATTGCAGAAAAAGAAAATGCCATTTTCTATCTTCAAGTAGATATTTTAGGTCATCTGGCAAAAAGCGGCAATTGGTTTTATAGCCTAAAAGAAGATCATAAAATTTTAGAAGATATCATCTATAGGTACTCCTTTTTAAAGTCATCAATTTCAATAGATACATCATTATACCAAAATTCAGGTGCAAATATTACGCAACAATTAGCGTATGCCTTAGCTCATGTAAATGAATACCTAAACCATTTTGGAGAAGCGATTAAAAACAAGATATTGTTTAAAGTTTCAGTTGGCTCTAATTACTTTTTTGAGATTGCCAAACTGAAGGCTTTACGATTATTATGGCACTCGTTAGCCTCAGAATATTATAAAACCCCTTTCGATTGCCTAATTATTACAACTCCAAGCAAACGAAACAAAACCATATACGATTACAACACCAATTTACTTCGTACCACAACGGAATGCATGAGTGCAAGTTTAGGAGGCTCTGATTATATTGATAATCTTAGGTATGATACAATATATCATAAAGAGAATGAATTTGGAGAGCGAATTGCGCGTAATCAGTTACTAATACTAAAACATGAAAGCTATTTTAACATGGTTAACAATCCAACTGAAGGTGCCTATTATATTGAGTCTTTAACACATCAATTAGCGGATAAAGCCTTAAGTGTCTTCAAAAATATTGAGAGTAATGGTGGCTATTTAAAGCAGCTTAAGGAAGGTGTTATTCAAAGGAAAATTAAAGAAAGTGCCTCAAAAGAGCAGGAATTATTTAATAAAGAAGACATTGTGCTATTAGGAACCAATAAGCATAAAAATAAAAACGATAGTATGAAACATGATTTAGAACGTTTTCCATTTCTTAAAAAGAACAAAAGAAAAACCCTTATAGAACCAATAATACCACATCGATTATCCGAAAAAAATGAACAAGAACGTTTAAATGATGAAAAATAA
- a CDS encoding DUF5050 domain-containing protein produces the protein MKNKTILFLLYTFCSISSFSQSYEMLITKQQNNNDNIYLINEEGLSKIITKHKRKDSSPVMSPNGEYIVFTSERVGWWKIWLLNLKTNTYKQLTDSKNAEYFPSWSPNSKEILFISSRNGSSQIFKMDANGKSQQNLTDDNKAYATPSWGKDNKIYYSIKMNGAYQIARMNPDGTKKEVLTNSNGNKLMPQLSNDKTQLLYYGDASGNLEIYVLNLKQNKTTQLTNHPLMDMRARWSYDDKKIIFERGNKGSNHHIYIMDSNGSNVKKLTNNGYNYAASFTTTSLKM, from the coding sequence ATGAAAAATAAAACGATTTTGTTTTTGCTTTATACTTTCTGTTCAATTTCTTCTTTTTCACAGAGTTACGAAATGCTCATTACCAAGCAACAAAACAATAATGATAATATTTATCTTATCAATGAAGAAGGCCTGTCTAAAATCATAACAAAACACAAAAGAAAAGATAGCAGTCCAGTTATGTCTCCAAATGGAGAGTATATTGTATTTACCTCAGAAAGGGTTGGATGGTGGAAAATTTGGTTATTAAATCTTAAAACAAATACTTATAAACAGCTGACTGACTCTAAAAATGCTGAATATTTCCCTTCATGGTCTCCAAATAGTAAAGAGATACTTTTTATTTCCTCTAGAAACGGCAGTTCTCAAATATTTAAAATGGATGCGAATGGAAAAAGTCAGCAAAATTTAACAGATGATAATAAAGCATACGCAACTCCGTCTTGGGGCAAGGATAACAAAATCTACTACTCCATAAAAATGAATGGCGCATATCAAATAGCGAGAATGAATCCTGATGGTACAAAAAAGGAAGTTCTTACCAACAGCAATGGCAACAAATTAATGCCTCAGCTGTCTAATGACAAAACACAATTGCTCTATTATGGTGATGCTTCTGGAAATCTGGAAATTTATGTATTGAACTTAAAGCAAAACAAAACCACCCAATTAACGAATCATCCTTTAATGGATATGAGAGCTCGATGGTCTTATGATGATAAAAAAATCATATTTGAACGCGGTAATAAAGGAAGTAACCATCATATATATATTATGGATAGCAATGGAAGCAATGTAAAAAAGTTAACCAATAATGGGTATAATTATGCAGCTTCATTTACTACAACATCTCTAAAAATGTAA
- a CDS encoding DUF2807 domain-containing protein gives MMLRKGFILALILLYNTAVFAQKKEKIKGNKNVTTQETPINSFNKILVGEDFFIDIIEGESASIFIEADDNLHDIIQFNVADSVLSFKTTKKITSSKKLSIKVIYTTSLKNIETIDDGEISSLTSINLDDVSVKSSGTSKAFLNIKSQTFNLKSSDRARVKLNVTANETKFELSDNSKLDALINADGMLIDLYQRSDAKVRGHLDKLKIRAGNSSNIEGKELVSINCEILSEDNSHVAVNVNEELFINVSGSSEIYIYDNPKITLSKFADTAKLHKKEQKKQ, from the coding sequence ATGATGCTTAGAAAAGGATTTATACTAGCTTTAATATTACTCTATAATACAGCAGTTTTTGCTCAAAAGAAAGAAAAGATAAAAGGGAATAAAAATGTAACTACTCAAGAAACACCAATAAATTCATTCAACAAAATCTTGGTTGGAGAAGATTTCTTCATAGATATTATTGAAGGTGAAAGTGCCTCAATTTTTATTGAAGCTGATGACAATCTCCATGACATTATTCAGTTTAATGTAGCCGATAGTGTTTTAAGCTTTAAAACAACTAAAAAAATTACTTCAAGTAAAAAACTTAGTATAAAAGTTATTTACACAACATCTTTAAAAAACATTGAAACGATTGATGATGGAGAAATTAGTTCACTAACATCAATAAATTTAGATGATGTTTCTGTAAAAAGCAGTGGGACATCAAAAGCGTTTTTAAATATTAAATCTCAAACTTTTAACCTAAAAAGCAGCGATAGAGCAAGAGTAAAATTAAATGTTACAGCAAATGAAACTAAGTTTGAACTTAGTGATAATAGCAAATTAGACGCTTTGATTAATGCAGACGGGATGCTTATTGACTTATATCAAAGGTCTGACGCTAAAGTTCGTGGTCATTTAGACAAACTAAAAATAAGAGCAGGCAATTCTTCTAATATCGAAGGAAAAGAGCTAGTCTCAATAAATTGCGAAATCCTATCCGAAGACAATAGCCATGTTGCGGTAAATGTCAACGAAGAATTATTTATAAATGTTTCAGGGAGTAGTGAGATTTATATTTACGACAACCCAAAAATTACACTAAGCAAATTTGCTGATACAGCTAAACTTCATAAAAAGGAACAGAAAAAACAGTAA
- a CDS encoding septum formation initiator family protein, whose protein sequence is MVNFIKKNKRFLKPFKNVVFVISLIFAIWMLFFDTNSWFIHNELNNDIKALENEKEFYKKEIEKDKKEVKKLSSDKGIEKYGREKYHMKKKDEEIYLIEYEDSLKNNKND, encoded by the coding sequence ATGGTAAATTTTATAAAAAAAAATAAGCGCTTTCTTAAACCATTTAAAAATGTTGTCTTTGTCATTTCTTTAATATTTGCTATTTGGATGCTTTTTTTTGATACTAACTCTTGGTTTATTCACAACGAATTAAATAACGATATCAAGGCTCTTGAGAATGAAAAAGAATTCTACAAGAAAGAAATTGAAAAAGATAAAAAAGAAGTAAAAAAACTTAGTAGTGATAAAGGTATCGAAAAATATGGTAGAGAAAAGTATCATATGAAAAAAAAGGATGAAGAAATTTATTTAATTGAATACGAAGACAGTCTTAAAAATAATAAGAATGACTAA
- the udk gene encoding uridine kinase, translated as MLIIGIAGGTGCGKTTVVNQILNELPEGEVGVISQDSYYQDTTHLSYEERVKINFDHPRSIDFGLLANHLKELKNQKPINQPVYSFVQHNRTGDTILTHPRKVMIVEGILILTNPELRDMFDIKIFVHADSDERLIRRLKRDISERGRDLDEVLSRYQTTLKPMHEQFIEPMKEYADIIIPNNKYNTVAVDIVRTIINERL; from the coding sequence ATGCTAATAATTGGAATTGCTGGAGGTACAGGTTGCGGAAAAACAACAGTTGTTAACCAAATACTTAACGAATTACCTGAAGGAGAAGTTGGTGTAATTTCTCAAGATTCCTATTACCAAGATACTACGCATCTAAGTTATGAAGAGCGTGTAAAAATAAATTTTGATCATCCAAGATCTATAGATTTTGGTTTGTTAGCAAATCATTTAAAAGAATTAAAAAATCAAAAGCCAATTAATCAACCTGTATATTCTTTTGTTCAGCATAATAGAACTGGCGATACCATACTAACACATCCAAGAAAAGTGATGATTGTAGAAGGTATTTTAATACTTACTAACCCTGAACTTCGTGATATGTTTGATATTAAAATATTTGTACACGCCGATAGTGACGAACGCCTTATAAGACGTTTAAAACGTGACATTTCAGAAAGAGGAAGAGATCTAGATGAGGTATTATCTCGTTACCAAACTACCTTAAAACCAATGCACGAACAGTTTATTGAACCTATGAAAGAGTATGCCGATATTATTATACCAAACAATAAGTACAACACCGTTGCAGTTGACATAGTAAGAACAATTATTAATGAAAGATTGTAA
- the scpA gene encoding methylmalonyl-CoA mutase, with protein MMRKNVQHISLKSKVKGKSKNVESHLTAEEISIKSTYTKEDLNNVEHINFVAGIAPNLRGPYSTMYVRRPWTIRQYAGFSTAEESNAFYRRNLAAGQKGLSVAFDLATHRGYDSDHERVVGDVGKAGVAIDSVEDMKVLFDQIPLDKMSVSMTMNGAVLPIMAFYIVAAEEQGVKPEQLAGTIQNDILKEFMVRNTYIYPPTPSMKIISDIFEYSSKNMPKFNSISISGYHMQEAGATCDIELAYTLADGLEYIRKGLEAGMDIDTFAPRLSFFWAIGMNHFMEIAKMRAARMLWAKLVKQFNPKNQKSLALRTHCQTSGWSLTEQDPFNNVARTCIEAAAAAFGGTQSLHTNALDEAIALPTDFSARIARNTQIYLQEETNIAKTVDPWAGSYYVEKLTHDITQKAWSLIEEVEELGGMTKAIEAGIPKIRIEEAAARKQARIDSSQDIIVGVNKYRLDQEDAIATLEVDNQTVRNAQIEQLKQLKISRNNDAVKQTLSKLSDAARSGKENLLALAVNAARERATLGEISDALEAVFGRYKAQIKSFSGVYSKEIKDDKSFKKAQELADKFAEQDGRRPRIMIAKMGQDGHDRGAKVVATAYADVGFDVDIGPLFQTPEEAAKQAVENDVHILGVSSLAAGHKTLVPKVIEALKGYGREDIMVIVGGVIPKQDYQYLFDAGAVAVFGPGTKISEAAIKILEILID; from the coding sequence ATAATGAGAAAAAATGTACAACATATTAGTCTTAAGTCTAAAGTAAAAGGCAAAAGCAAAAATGTAGAAAGCCATTTAACTGCTGAGGAAATTTCAATTAAGTCTACATACACAAAAGAAGACTTAAACAATGTTGAACATATAAATTTTGTAGCAGGAATTGCACCAAATCTTCGTGGACCATACAGTACAATGTATGTTAGACGACCTTGGACTATTAGACAATATGCAGGATTCTCAACAGCCGAAGAAAGCAATGCTTTTTATAGACGTAATTTGGCTGCTGGACAAAAAGGACTCTCCGTAGCGTTCGATTTAGCAACACATCGTGGTTACGATAGCGACCATGAGCGCGTCGTTGGAGATGTTGGAAAAGCTGGGGTTGCTATAGATTCTGTTGAAGATATGAAAGTATTATTCGATCAAATTCCGCTTGATAAAATGTCTGTGTCCATGACCATGAATGGTGCAGTGTTACCAATTATGGCATTTTATATCGTTGCAGCCGAAGAACAAGGTGTAAAACCTGAGCAGCTAGCTGGAACCATTCAAAATGATATTCTTAAGGAGTTTATGGTACGTAATACATATATCTATCCTCCTACACCATCGATGAAAATCATTTCAGATATTTTTGAATATTCAAGTAAGAACATGCCAAAATTTAACAGCATTAGTATTTCTGGTTATCATATGCAAGAAGCTGGGGCAACTTGTGATATTGAATTGGCTTACACTTTGGCTGATGGTTTAGAATATATTAGAAAAGGGCTGGAGGCAGGAATGGATATCGACACCTTTGCTCCTAGATTGTCATTTTTCTGGGCAATTGGCATGAATCATTTTATGGAAATTGCTAAAATGAGAGCAGCTCGTATGCTGTGGGCGAAATTGGTCAAGCAATTCAATCCTAAAAATCAAAAATCTTTAGCATTACGAACACATTGTCAAACTAGTGGTTGGAGTTTAACCGAACAAGACCCATTTAATAATGTTGCTAGAACCTGTATTGAAGCAGCTGCAGCCGCTTTTGGAGGCACACAAAGTTTGCATACCAATGCATTAGATGAAGCTATTGCTTTACCAACAGATTTTTCGGCAAGAATAGCTCGAAACACTCAAATATATCTTCAAGAAGAAACAAATATCGCAAAAACAGTCGATCCGTGGGCTGGAAGTTATTATGTAGAAAAGCTAACACATGATATTACACAAAAAGCGTGGTCTCTAATTGAAGAAGTGGAAGAACTTGGTGGAATGACCAAAGCTATTGAGGCTGGCATACCAAAAATTAGAATTGAAGAAGCTGCTGCACGTAAACAAGCACGTATTGATTCTAGTCAAGATATTATTGTAGGCGTGAATAAATACAGACTAGACCAAGAAGATGCTATTGCTACTCTAGAAGTTGATAATCAAACTGTAAGAAATGCACAAATTGAACAATTAAAACAGTTAAAAATCTCTCGAAATAACGACGCTGTAAAACAAACATTATCTAAATTAAGTGATGCAGCACGTTCAGGAAAAGAAAATTTATTAGCTTTAGCTGTAAATGCAGCAAGAGAAAGAGCTACGCTAGGTGAAATTAGTGATGCCCTCGAAGCTGTTTTTGGAAGATATAAAGCACAAATAAAATCATTTTCAGGTGTGTACAGTAAAGAAATAAAAGACGATAAATCCTTTAAAAAAGCTCAAGAATTAGCAGATAAATTTGCTGAGCAAGACGGTCGTAGACCTCGTATTATGATTGCCAAAATGGGACAAGATGGTCACGATCGTGGAGCAAAAGTAGTAGCAACTGCATATGCTGATGTTGGTTTTGATGTAGATATTGGACCCCTATTCCAAACTCCCGAAGAAGCAGCAAAACAAGCTGTTGAAAACGATGTACATATTTTAGGTGTATCTTCTTTAGCTGCTGGACATAAAACCTTAGTACCTAAAGTTATCGAAGCTTTAAAAGGGTATGGTCGTGAAGATATTATGGTGATTGTTGGTGGTGTCATACCAAAGCAAGATTATCAATACTTATTTGATGCTGGAGCAGTAGCAGTGTTTGGTCCAGGAACAAAAATTAGTGAAGCTGCTATTAAAATTTTAGAGATTTTGATTGATTGA